The Dokdonia sp. 4H-3-7-5 genomic interval TGTTAGAAAGTTTCATCGTTTAGTTTTTAATTGTTTCCTGGATTTTTCTTAGGAATAAATGGGTGTTACAAAGATAGTATTAAAACAGATGAGCATTGTTACTTCTTGATAGAAGTGGTTTGCTTATCAGGTTTTGCATAAGAAAATCTGTCTATAAGTTTTGGAGAAGCATAAGCGTCAAGTCCGTTTATGGTTACTCCCATAGATGCTTCTAGATCAATCCATCCATCTTCATCTAGGCAGTTATCTGGTATAAAGATTTCCTTAATAGCTCCTATCATTAAAATAGTCCCATTTTCCTCAATTTTGTATTCATTTACGTATTCGCAGGCAATTTTAATATGTGCTTGTTTTACAAATGGTGCTTTCGAGTTATTTAAATATTCAGTTTGTAATCCGGTAGCGTTAAACTCTGAAACGTTTTCCTCGTAAGCTGCAGCTGTTTGGTGTGATTGTGAGATGATTTCAGTATTAATGTGGTTCACTGTAAAAACTCCCGTCTCTTTAATGTTTTTATATGTATGTCTAGGGACCGTAGTAGGTCTCATGATAAAGCTTAACATAGCAGGGCTACTTCCTATGTGTGTGACAGAACTAAAAACAGCTAGATTTTCATGGTCATCCTTAGATATAGTACCTATCAGGTTGGCGCTTTTATATCCCGTAACACTATTAATAAAGTTCGCACGGTAACGCTTATCCATTGCGCTAATTGCGTCGTCGTCAAAATGTAGTATCTTTTTCATTATTTCCAAAAATACGGATTATGAAAGAGCAGTTTCAGGATTACTTTGGCACAAACAAGGAAACTTGGGAAAAGAAAGTCCCTATACATGCAGAGAGTAGCTTCTATGATATGCCATCATTTTTAGATGGTAAAAATTCTCTTAATAGCTATGAGCTTGATGCTTTGGGAGATGTAAATGGTAAAAGTTTACTCCATCTTCAGTGTCATTTTGGACAAGATACGTTGAGTTGGGCAAGGATGGGTGCTCTGGCAACAGGAGTAGATATTAGTGAGGAGGCAATTACGCTTTCGCGAAAGCTAAACAAACAA includes:
- a CDS encoding flavin reductase family protein; its protein translation is MKKILHFDDDAISAMDKRYRANFINSVTGYKSANLIGTISKDDHENLAVFSSVTHIGSSPAMLSFIMRPTTVPRHTYKNIKETGVFTVNHINTEIISQSHQTAAAYEENVSEFNATGLQTEYLNNSKAPFVKQAHIKIACEYVNEYKIEENGTILMIGAIKEIFIPDNCLDEDGWIDLEASMGVTINGLDAYASPKLIDRFSYAKPDKQTTSIKK